A single window of Narcine bancroftii isolate sNarBan1 chromosome 13, sNarBan1.hap1, whole genome shotgun sequence DNA harbors:
- the LOC138748859 gene encoding tuberoinfundibular peptide of 39 residues-like isoform X2, with product MVMEPSSSARMLVMGLILSCVPALCSGAAPASNGHTEKSWAMVKWPMEHRGVGDVMLDQRWPSDWLEPSIKEAAKRNVIADDVVFREKSKLLAAVERQKWLKSLLTRLMISQ from the exons ATG GTGATGGAGCCTTCATCCTCCGCTCGGATGCTGGTGATGGGACTGATCCTGAGCTGTGTCCCAGCCCTGTGTTCTGGAGCTGCTCCTGCCTCAAATGGACACACAGAAAA GTCCTGGGCAATGGTAAAATGGCCAATGGAGCACCGCGGAGTGGGTGATGTCATGCTGGACCAAAGGTGGCCCTCTGATTGGCTGGAGCCAAGCATCAAGGAAGCAGCAAAGAGAAATGTCATCGCGGATGACGTGGTTTTCCGGGAAAAGAGCAAGTTGTTGGCTGCTGTGGAGAGGCAGAAGTGGCTGAAATCTCTGCTAACTCGCCTGATGATCAGTCAGTGA
- the LOC138748859 gene encoding tuberoinfundibular peptide of 39 residues-like isoform X1, which translates to MVLQVMEPSSSARMLVMGLILSCVPALCSGAAPASNGHTEKSWAMVKWPMEHRGVGDVMLDQRWPSDWLEPSIKEAAKRNVIADDVVFREKSKLLAAVERQKWLKSLLTRLMISQ; encoded by the exons atggttctccag GTGATGGAGCCTTCATCCTCCGCTCGGATGCTGGTGATGGGACTGATCCTGAGCTGTGTCCCAGCCCTGTGTTCTGGAGCTGCTCCTGCCTCAAATGGACACACAGAAAA GTCCTGGGCAATGGTAAAATGGCCAATGGAGCACCGCGGAGTGGGTGATGTCATGCTGGACCAAAGGTGGCCCTCTGATTGGCTGGAGCCAAGCATCAAGGAAGCAGCAAAGAGAAATGTCATCGCGGATGACGTGGTTTTCCGGGAAAAGAGCAAGTTGTTGGCTGCTGTGGAGAGGCAGAAGTGGCTGAAATCTCTGCTAACTCGCCTGATGATCAGTCAGTGA
- the LOC138748859 gene encoding tuberoinfundibular peptide of 39 residues-like isoform X3, translated as MEPSSSARMLVMGLILSCVPALCSGAAPASNGHTEKSWAMVKWPMEHRGVGDVMLDQRWPSDWLEPSIKEAAKRNVIADDVVFREKSKLLAAVERQKWLKSLLTRLMISQ; from the exons ATGGAGCCTTCATCCTCCGCTCGGATGCTGGTGATGGGACTGATCCTGAGCTGTGTCCCAGCCCTGTGTTCTGGAGCTGCTCCTGCCTCAAATGGACACACAGAAAA GTCCTGGGCAATGGTAAAATGGCCAATGGAGCACCGCGGAGTGGGTGATGTCATGCTGGACCAAAGGTGGCCCTCTGATTGGCTGGAGCCAAGCATCAAGGAAGCAGCAAAGAGAAATGTCATCGCGGATGACGTGGTTTTCCGGGAAAAGAGCAAGTTGTTGGCTGCTGTGGAGAGGCAGAAGTGGCTGAAATCTCTGCTAACTCGCCTGATGATCAGTCAGTGA